ATACGGAAACACGCGTGCTTGCTGAATGGCTCGCGGATTCCGCAGCCGGTTGGCAATGCATCGCACCAGTTCTTGATCTTGCAGCACCCCATGGCGCTCGAACGTATTTAGGTTCATGCGCGTCGTTTGCCACGAGGCATTTCGCGCAATCCGCTTCCAGTCGCTCGGGGTCAGCGGCAAATGGGTGAGCATGGAAAAAGGGACATCGGGGAGCTCATCCTTTCCACGAATCACCTGACGCTTGATCCGCTCATACTCCTGAACGATTGGCGGCAACGCCCCTTCCTCATACTCACGACCAATCAGCCAGGCATACAACGCCTCGCGCGATGGTGTCCGAGGGACGGGATGAACCATCTTGACGATATCACCCAGCGAAGGATCGTTTCCTACACTTCCCACAAACAACGCCTGATCACTACGAGCATCGAGCCACTCGCGCACTAGCCGCTTCGGTCGACTTCCGAGACTCTTGCGCCCCACCACTCCTGAGCGGATGATCTGCACAAAGTTGCGGAGCATCTTGGGCGAATCGATCACACGCTGAAACAGTTCAGAGGTCACCAGTTCGGGCGACTTGACGGTCAGTAGCGCCACCAGCAAGGCCGGTACATCTTTCAAATAGGCTCGATCGCGCGAGTAGATTGCGGCCCGCGCGATGAACTCCGGCGAAACTTTCTGTGCCAATCGGAGCACCGTAGCGAGGTGCGTTTCCGCATTGGCATAGCACGTGCTACCGAGCATGCCGGTAGCCACATACTGAGCCAGCGCTTGCTCGGCTGTCCGCGAATAAGCGAGCCCTCCGGCCCGATTGAGCACATCAGCTGCGGCGAAGAACTTGCCGACGATCGACTGAAACAACGACTTCGATGCCATGATTTGGATTCTCCTGCTGCGGGCCGATTTCTGAGCATGCCCGGGGCGAGAGAACAGAATGCACAGCGAGTGCCAAACTTCAGATATTCCGCCAAACAATTCGCAAACCACTACAGATATTGGGCTTAGAGATATCCGCACCTTTGGTCTACAACGCCAACTTTCGCCTAAATTGATCTTTAGCGATCGTCTCTTATAATTTTGGATATGACGAAACAACGAAAACTGGTCGTGGTGGGGATCTTTGGGACGCGGCTGGACGCCGGGCATGCCAAATCGCGCTGGAACCGCTGGCGCCCCACTGTCTCGGTTTGCCAGCACGAAGATTTGCTCGTCGATAGGCTAGAACTAATTCATCAGCCGGGCGAAGAAGCTGTCGCCGACACACTGGTTCGGGACATCGCCAGTGTCTCGCCGGAAACGGAAGTCCGTCTCCATCCACTGAAGTTTAACGACGCTTGGGATTTCGAAGAGGTCTTTGCCGCCCTCCATCACTGGTCGCGCGGGATGAACTTCCGCCCCGATACGGAAGACTATTTGATCCACATCACCACCGGGTCGCATGTCCAGCAAATCTGCCTATTCCTCCTCGCCGAATCGCGGCACATCCCTGGACAACTCCTGCAGTCCTCCCCGCCGCTGCGAGCCGCTGAAGCGACCGGCGCCTATCGCATCATCGATCTCGATCTCTCGAAGTACGATGCCCTTGCGACCCGCTTTGCCGAAGAACAGCAGGAAGGACTCTCGTTCCTGAAATCGGGAATCGAGACCCGCAGCCGCACGTTCAACACCCTCATCGAGCGGATCGAGCGAGTCGCTATTGCCAGCAGCGCGCCACTCTTGATCACCGGTCCCACCGGCGCGGGCAAATCGCAGCTGGCAGCGCGGATCTTCGAACTCAAGCGACGTCGTGGCCAAGTGCGCGGCAGTTTCGTCGAAGTGAACTGTGCCACTTTGCGCGGCGATCAAGCCATGTCATCGCTCTTTGGACATGCCAAAGGGGCATTCACTGGCGCGACGACCCCGCGTGCTGGATTGCTTATGGCCGCTGATCAAGGGATCTTATTCCTCGATGAAATCGGCGAGCTTGGGCGCGACGAGCAAGCGACGCTGCTGCGCGCGATCGAAGAAAAACGCTTTCTCCCAGTCGGCTGCGATCGAGAAACAGCGAGCGACTTTCAGCTGATTGCAGGAACCAATCGCGATCTTGCAGCGGATGTCCACGCGGGACGCTTTCGCGAAGATTTGCTCGCGCGCATCAACCTATGGACCTTCCGACTGCCAGCCCTCGCCGAGCGCCGCGAGGATATCGAACCCAACATTCAGTATGAACTCGACCGCTACGCCGCACGGACCGGACAGCAGGTGACGATCAATAAAGAAGCGCGACAAAAGTTCCTGCAGTTTGCGCAGTCTCCGGCTGCAACATGGTCGGCCAATTTTCGCGACCTCAATGCGGCGATCACACGCATGGCGACACTTGCCCCCAGTGGCCGGATCACCACCGACGAAGTGCACGACGAAATCGCTCGCCTCGAAAGTGCCTGGCAATTTTCGGGGAGTGATTCAGGCAAGTCATCGCGCGACGATCTGTCGCTGCTCGTCGAACTCCTCGGCGACGAGAAAGTCGCAACGATCGATCTGTTCGATCGCGCGCAGCTCGCTGCTGTCGTGCGAATCTGCCGCGAAAGCGCGTCACTATCCGATGCTGGCCGGAAACTGTTTGCTATCTCACGGCTAGCCAAATCGCAGCCCAACGATGCCGATCGACTCCGCAAATTCCTAGCCCGTTTTGAGCTTAGCTGGACCGATTTCGCTGCGTCGCGGTAAATGGCATTTCATGCTCGGAACAAGCGAGAGAACATGAAATAGTCGCGAAGCATGGTAAGCGGCGCGCTATTACTTTTCCTTGAGCGCGGCGCTGATGCGACTCGCAACTTGAATCAGATTATCTCCTCGCAAAGCACCCTCGAGCAGTTGCGGCAACAGCTGCGGGGTACAAGCAAAACATGGAATGCCAAGCGCGGTAAGTTTTTTCGCTACAGCTTCATCGTAGCAAGGCTTGCCACTGTCGCTGAGCGCCAAGAGCACCATCACGCGCACTCCCGCAGCGCGCAGGTCTCCGAGCCGCCGTATCAGCTGCGCCTGATTCCCCCCTTCGAACAAATCGGTGATCAACAGAAAAATCGTCTTCGAAGGTTCCTCGATGAATTGCTCGCTGTAGCCCACCGCCTTGTTAATATCGGTACCACCCCCCAACTGAATGCCAAACAGCATGTCGACTGGATCGCCTGCACATTGCTCGGTGAGATCAACCACTTCGGTGTCGAACGCCATCACATGCGTTCGGAGCGCGGGGAGACTGGCAAAAATCGATCCACAAATAGCACCGTAAACCACCGAGTCGGCCATCGAGCCACTTTGATCGAGGTTCACAATCACGGTCCATTTGTGCGACCGCTGTTGTCGCGAATGAAAGAAGACCCGCTCGGGAATAATCGTCTTCAGACCGACATGATAGTTTTTGAGATTGCGACGAATCGTCGACTTCCAATCGATCGCGGCAGAGCTTGGAATGGGAGAATGCTCGCGCCGATTCAGGACACCACGCACGACACTTCGAATCGGCTGTTCGAGGGCTAGTTTGATTTTATCGACGACACTTCTCACCACCTCACGCGCGGTCTCTTTAGTACGCTCCGGTATCTGCCCCTTCAGCGACATCAGGGTCCCGACAAGCTGCACGTTCGGCTGTGCGACCTTCAGCATCTCGGGCTCGAGAAGGAGCTGTTTTAGTGACTTACGCTCAATCGCATCTTGCTGAATCACGGAGACGACATCTTCCTGGAAATAGGTGCGGATATCGCCGAGCCATTTAGCAACGCGTGGTGCCGACGCATTTCGCCCAGCAGATCGTGCCCCCGATAGTCCCGCATCGGTGTCGTCGTAGATTGCGCCGAGCGCTTCATCCATCTCGAGTTGCTCGCGCGAGAGACCACAGCCCCCTGCACGCATGCGGGAGAGATCTTTATCAGCTTCGGGGCCGAGAATCAGCCGCCACCGCGCGAGTTGCTCTTGAGTGATGCTCATGGGAGACACGTTTTCCTTCGAATTCTGCTGAAAATACTCACAAATCGCCAAAGTCGAAATCGTTCAGCGACTCGAGTTTCTCTTCTTCCATCGGGGTCAAAGGCTGCTCGATCAGCTCACTCACAGCATCGGTCGAGAGCTGCCAGTAGTGACTTAGATTCTCGACAATCTGCCGTTTGTTCTGGGGAGTGAAGGTGCCGAACACGCGTCGCAGCGAAACGAGCGCGCGTTTGAACTCCTCGTCGTCGAGTGCGCTTATGTAGTCGGCAAGCCGCTCCCAGAGCGTTTGCCTGGCCAGCAGCGCGTAGCGATTGCGCATCGCCAGTCCTTCGAACCAGCCAGCGCCGAGTTCGGCACTCGCGCCGGGTGATAAACGCCGCGATACTTCGCGCGATAGATCGGCGCTCGTCATCCGCTCACGCTCCAGCAATATCGCGGTGGCATAGCCCGACAAGAGCGCGTTTTGTGTATCAGAACGTGCCAGTCGCTCGAGTGAACTGAGCCAGAGTTCCCCTTCTACAAGGTCGGTGAGCTGCAAATAGACACGATGCTGTTCATCAATGGCCAGCAGCACGCTGCGAGCCATCGTGGTGTCGCAGCTCGCAGCATCAAACAGAGCAATCGCTCCTTGCACAAAGAGTTCTTCGATGAGCGGCAGCAGCACTGAAGCATCGACTTGGCGCATGTCGCCATACTGCACGACAAACGCAAGTTGCCAAGCTGCTGTCGCCAGCGCACAAAACTCGCTCGACTCGGCCGCGAGCTCCTGCAAGCGACGGCGGGCATGCTCCATCGCACTGAAGAGCCCACATTCGCAAGCGTGCCGCACGAGCAGCGCTGCTTCGTTGATCGACGAGCACTCCTCGAGCAACTGTTTGAACTTGGCTTGTGTCGCCAGTTCGATCGTTTCCCCTAGCAACACCGCTTCGACCAGCGCGATCTCTGCTTCAGGAGACCAGCGGAGCACCCATCGCTCGGTCGGTGAAACATCGCTCGAACGCGAATCGCGATGCGGATTGACAAACGTGATGCCGAGCATCACGAGCCGATGCAGAAACGACGATCGAGCGAGATCGAGAAACGCTGCCTCCTCGGATTTCACCTGTCTGTTCTCGCGAAGATCGAGCGTCAGGTCCTGAGCAACCGTGGTGCGATAGCGCTCGAGCTTCAGCCGCTTGAGCTCGCGCTCGAAGTCACTTTGAATCGACGTACGGCTGGTGCCATCGGGCAAGCTGCCGATTCGGGTTCCGACATCGACCTGGGCAATAGCATGCTTGATCGACGCAAGTTCTCCATGCCCCAGGAGCGCGACAGCAGCATCGTGCAAATCGGCGAGCGTTGGTGCCAGGCCATCAC
This window of the Pirellula staleyi DSM 6068 genome carries:
- a CDS encoding TROVE domain-containing protein → MASKSLFQSIVGKFFAAADVLNRAGGLAYSRTAEQALAQYVATGMLGSTCYANAETHLATVLRLAQKVSPEFIARAAIYSRDRAYLKDVPALLVALLTVKSPELVTSELFQRVIDSPKMLRNFVQIIRSGVVGRKSLGSRPKRLVREWLDARSDQALFVGSVGNDPSLGDIVKMVHPVPRTPSREALYAWLIGREYEEGALPPIVQEYERIKRQVIRGKDELPDVPFSMLTHLPLTPSDWKRIARNASWQTTRMNLNTFERHGVLQDQELVRCIANRLRNPRAIQQARVFPYQLMAAYLNMNETLPAKIKAALGEAMELAISNVPRIEGKVLVMVDVSGSMRSPATGNRGSATSKVRCIDVAALIAASIVRKNPEAEVIPFSDDVILVKLDRQQPVMKQAQQLASLPSVGTNCSAALAHANARQLKASMVIYVSDNESWIDSQSQWKGHRATETMRQWQLFQKRNPQAKLVCLDLVPGETTQAIERSEIFHIGGFSDHVFTLLAEIAEGRTATDYFVKQIDAIELQSSEKA
- the rtcR gene encoding RNA repair transcriptional activator RtcR, producing MTKQRKLVVVGIFGTRLDAGHAKSRWNRWRPTVSVCQHEDLLVDRLELIHQPGEEAVADTLVRDIASVSPETEVRLHPLKFNDAWDFEEVFAALHHWSRGMNFRPDTEDYLIHITTGSHVQQICLFLLAESRHIPGQLLQSSPPLRAAEATGAYRIIDLDLSKYDALATRFAEEQQEGLSFLKSGIETRSRTFNTLIERIERVAIASSAPLLITGPTGAGKSQLAARIFELKRRRGQVRGSFVEVNCATLRGDQAMSSLFGHAKGAFTGATTPRAGLLMAADQGILFLDEIGELGRDEQATLLRAIEEKRFLPVGCDRETASDFQLIAGTNRDLAADVHAGRFREDLLARINLWTFRLPALAERREDIEPNIQYELDRYAARTGQQVTINKEARQKFLQFAQSPAATWSANFRDLNAAITRMATLAPSGRITTDEVHDEIARLESAWQFSGSDSGKSSRDDLSLLVELLGDEKVATIDLFDRAQLAAVVRICRESASLSDAGRKLFAISRLAKSQPNDADRLRKFLARFELSWTDFAASR
- a CDS encoding VWA domain-containing protein, translating into MSITQEQLARWRLILGPEADKDLSRMRAGGCGLSREQLEMDEALGAIYDDTDAGLSGARSAGRNASAPRVAKWLGDIRTYFQEDVVSVIQQDAIERKSLKQLLLEPEMLKVAQPNVQLVGTLMSLKGQIPERTKETAREVVRSVVDKIKLALEQPIRSVVRGVLNRREHSPIPSSAAIDWKSTIRRNLKNYHVGLKTIIPERVFFHSRQQRSHKWTVIVNLDQSGSMADSVVYGAICGSIFASLPALRTHVMAFDTEVVDLTEQCAGDPVDMLFGIQLGGGTDINKAVGYSEQFIEEPSKTIFLLITDLFEGGNQAQLIRRLGDLRAAGVRVMVLLALSDSGKPCYDEAVAKKLTALGIPCFACTPQLLPQLLEGALRGDNLIQVASRISAALKEK
- a CDS encoding DUF5682 family protein, which gives rise to MSGEINVFGVRHLSPMAAWHLREFLDEHQPELVLIEGPSDATPYALELTMSAVEPPVALLAYTSTPPVRTIVYPLAIYSPEYQALLWAKEQGARAELIDLPSDIFLGLADQQALLLEKKLRDEAETTAGVDTELEPAAVAQEPSAVEVDRATIYQQVATIAGESDYESYWERHFEHNLASDSFRQSALELGGMLRDLEEDAPAWRAENLVREAYMRRQIAAAIASGTPPEKIVAVVGAFHAPVLTSSFPPMTDRELASLPRRETLLTLMPYSYFKLSSQSGYGAGNRAPAYFELLWNTLPRRKYPRRNTALSTLQQSLEKLAPDYLSSIASQLRSGGTHRSTAEVIDGVRLAKTLSALRDGLAPTLADLHDAAVALLGHGELASIKHAIAQVDVGTRIGSLPDGTSRTSIQSDFERELKRLKLERYRTTVAQDLTLDLRENRQVKSEEAAFLDLARSSFLHRLVMLGITFVNPHRDSRSSDVSPTERWVLRWSPEAEIALVEAVLLGETIELATQAKFKQLLEECSSINEAALLVRHACECGLFSAMEHARRRLQELAAESSEFCALATAAWQLAFVVQYGDMRQVDASVLLPLIEELFVQGAIALFDAASCDTTMARSVLLAIDEQHRVYLQLTDLVEGELWLSSLERLARSDTQNALLSGYATAILLERERMTSADLSREVSRRLSPGASAELGAGWFEGLAMRNRYALLARQTLWERLADYISALDDEEFKRALVSLRRVFGTFTPQNKRQIVENLSHYWQLSTDAVSELIEQPLTPMEEEKLESLNDFDFGDL